In a single window of the Desulfovibrio mangrovi genome:
- a CDS encoding ATP-binding protein, with protein sequence MSQILYSHTLFPDMSNAIHNRLKFRVNLGLICILGSCLLALGAFVLSEEHTQLVRAVKEQGNHMAQVVARSSANYIRRYSYYLLEDLAHSAASSPSIAYCEIKDSQGRSLVRAENTTPARNGSATRDDALLIVSAPILAEAVENHALSALPQTSLAIEAGQQAGSVIPPPVSAPSHQTASENTPPSHAQTLGSVEIGLYLAPLNTALVTRASQMALLFVFFLALICIVLNIFLNKLIVTPVRDLAQLSRDISSRQFRTLPRPGRDDELGQLTNDFNAMSTSLKELYDDLEHKVQERTERISLANRQLRAAFRRERELAEEAAQANKAKSRFLASMSHEIRTPLNSILGMADLLWETRLTQDQRQYVDIFRNAGENLVGIINDILDLSRIEVEEMPFECSPFNLRQTIDDAVRVSAHPIFRKGLDFGVRIPADLPATAIGDSKRLRQILLNLLGNATKFTKKGEIELTVEHRVEYRESGPPLAHLHFSVRDTGIGIHPDHHETIFDRFTQADSSTCRQYGGTGLGLTISRLLCERMNGCIWLESAPGKGSTFHADLRLEYSGDNGPHALPLKNLSALILYPQKLTGHSFADLLKSLGARCHVRTTPEEAEAFFSNNTADLIFIDEQQPIDQVCRLVQLAKENTKQVDTYRLGCRLQNEQESHACGCTMLQLPVLRNSLLNAMEQKGALRPIASVQQASLEPLSIPGGIQSGKDDTHIPHLLVVEDNKSNRILLELYLKSIPHRAWFAENGEEGVELLKNNRFDLVLMDVEMPHMDGLTATRHIRQFEKETGRERTTVAAITAHALPEHREESLNAGCDFHIPKPLKKKDLVALIEQVLGKEPPQA encoded by the coding sequence ATGAGCCAGATACTGTACAGCCACACCCTATTTCCAGATATGTCAAACGCAATACACAACCGCCTTAAATTCCGGGTCAATCTCGGCCTCATCTGCATTCTGGGCAGTTGTCTGCTCGCGTTGGGTGCTTTTGTACTTTCGGAAGAACATACCCAGCTTGTACGTGCGGTTAAGGAACAAGGCAACCACATGGCTCAGGTGGTTGCCCGCAGCAGCGCGAACTATATCCGGCGGTACAGCTACTATCTTTTAGAAGACTTGGCGCATTCAGCCGCAAGTTCTCCCAGCATCGCCTACTGCGAAATCAAGGATTCTCAGGGCCGCAGCCTTGTCCGGGCTGAGAATACCACCCCAGCCCGGAATGGAAGCGCCACGAGGGACGATGCCCTGCTCATTGTTTCGGCCCCCATTCTGGCAGAGGCAGTTGAAAACCACGCCCTGTCAGCGCTGCCTCAAACCTCACTCGCCATAGAGGCAGGACAGCAGGCCGGTTCTGTGATCCCCCCCCCAGTGTCAGCACCTTCCCACCAAACCGCCTCAGAAAACACTCCCCCCAGCCACGCCCAAACCCTGGGATCTGTTGAAATAGGTCTCTATCTAGCCCCGCTCAATACCGCACTCGTCACGCGAGCTTCGCAGATGGCCCTGCTTTTCGTCTTCTTTCTGGCCCTCATCTGCATTGTGCTCAATATATTCCTCAACAAACTCATCGTGACCCCGGTTCGCGATCTTGCCCAACTTTCCCGGGATATTTCCAGCAGGCAATTCCGCACGCTTCCCCGCCCCGGTCGCGACGACGAACTTGGCCAGCTGACAAACGACTTCAACGCGATGAGCACCTCGCTCAAGGAATTGTATGACGACCTTGAACACAAGGTGCAGGAAAGAACGGAACGCATCTCGCTTGCCAACCGACAGTTGCGGGCCGCCTTCAGGCGAGAAAGGGAACTCGCAGAGGAAGCGGCACAGGCCAACAAGGCCAAAAGCCGTTTTCTTGCTTCCATGAGCCATGAAATCCGCACCCCTCTGAACTCCATCCTCGGCATGGCGGATCTGTTGTGGGAAACAAGGCTCACACAGGATCAGAGACAGTATGTGGACATCTTCCGCAATGCCGGCGAAAATCTGGTAGGGATCATCAACGACATTCTCGACCTCTCGCGCATTGAAGTCGAAGAGATGCCCTTCGAATGCTCCCCCTTCAACCTGCGACAGACCATTGACGATGCGGTGCGCGTCTCCGCCCATCCAATTTTCAGGAAAGGCCTCGACTTCGGCGTCCGCATTCCCGCCGATCTGCCGGCAACCGCCATTGGCGACTCCAAACGTCTGCGTCAGATTCTGCTCAACCTGCTGGGCAACGCCACAAAGTTCACGAAGAAGGGAGAGATTGAACTGACGGTGGAGCACAGAGTCGAATACCGGGAATCCGGCCCGCCCCTGGCGCACCTTCATTTCTCGGTACGGGACACCGGTATCGGCATCCATCCTGATCACCATGAAACCATTTTCGACCGATTCACTCAGGCAGACAGTTCAACATGCCGTCAATACGGCGGCACGGGACTGGGACTCACCATCAGCCGACTGCTGTGCGAACGCATGAATGGCTGCATCTGGCTTGAATCCGCTCCCGGCAAGGGAAGTACATTCCACGCTGATCTTAGACTGGAATATTCTGGCGATAACGGCCCCCATGCCCTTCCCCTCAAAAATCTCAGCGCCCTCATCCTCTATCCCCAAAAACTGACGGGCCACTCCTTTGCCGACCTGCTCAAAAGCCTTGGGGCCCGTTGTCATGTCCGCACCACACCAGAAGAAGCCGAGGCGTTCTTCAGCAATAATACGGCAGACCTGATCTTCATTGACGAACAACAGCCCATTGATCAGGTATGCCGTCTTGTACAGCTTGCAAAAGAGAACACAAAGCAGGTGGATACATACCGACTGGGCTGCCGACTACAGAATGAACAGGAGTCTCACGCCTGCGGCTGCACCATGCTGCAGCTGCCGGTGCTTCGCAACAGCCTGCTGAACGCCATGGAACAGAAAGGGGCGTTACGCCCCATTGCCTCCGTGCAGCAGGCATCGCTTGAGCCCCTCAGCATACCGGGCGGCATCCAGTCCGGCAAAGATGATACGCATATCCCGCACCTGCTTGTTGTTGAAGACAACAAATCCAACAGAATCCTGCTGGAACTGTATCTCAAAAGCATACCGCACCGCGCGTGGTTTGCGGAGAATGGAGAGGAAGGGGTCGAGCTTCTGAAGAACAACAGATTCGACCTTGTGCTGATGGATGTGGAGATGCCCCATATGGATGGGCTTACCGCCACACGGCACATCCGCCAGTTCGAAAAGGAAACCGGACGTGAGCGTACCACGGTGGCAGCCATCACGGCTCATGCGTTGCCGGAGCACAGGGAAGAAAGCCTGAATGCGGGATGCGACTTCCACATCCCCAAACCGCTCAAGAAGAAAGATCTGGTTGCTCTTATTGAACAAGTGCTGGGCAAGGAACCGCCTCAAGCCTGA
- a CDS encoding CD3072 family TudS-related putative desulfidase: MSFSDCRSSRVVLVSHCLLNANVKVCGLARYNAVHSAVADVIAASGCGIVQLPCPEFLFLGLKRWWQSKAQYDTPAYRRHCAMLAESVVDQVVMYRSGGVDVAGFLAVEGSPSCGLSQVYDHPEWGGRPCDVDTASAKCAGRGIWMEELLASFDRRGILATPLYGVGSEADEAAVPEALRSFLAAG; encoded by the coding sequence ATGTCGTTTTCTGATTGCCGGAGCAGCCGGGTGGTTTTGGTTAGCCATTGTCTGCTCAATGCTAATGTAAAAGTTTGCGGATTGGCCCGTTATAATGCGGTTCATTCAGCTGTCGCTGATGTCATAGCTGCTTCCGGGTGTGGAATAGTGCAGTTGCCATGTCCGGAATTCCTGTTTCTGGGATTGAAACGGTGGTGGCAGAGCAAGGCACAGTACGACACTCCGGCGTATCGTCGTCATTGCGCCATGCTGGCGGAGAGTGTGGTTGATCAGGTGGTCATGTACCGGAGCGGAGGCGTGGACGTCGCGGGCTTTCTGGCTGTGGAGGGAAGCCCCAGTTGCGGACTTTCGCAGGTGTATGATCACCCTGAGTGGGGAGGGCGCCCGTGTGATGTTGATACGGCTTCTGCCAAATGTGCCGGGCGAGGGATATGGATGGAGGAGCTTCTGGCCTCCTTCGATCGCCGCGGGATTTTGGCAACTCCTTTGTACGGTGTGGGAAGCGAGGCTGATGAAGCTGCGGTGCCGGAAGCGCTGCGCTCTTTTCTGGCGGCAGGCTGA
- a CDS encoding BMP family lipoprotein, whose product MKSRILSAVAVSLLLVLTLFSVGIPANAQTDKPVVGFVTGAGGLGDMSFNDNAYGGLRRAQQELGFSLNVLEADATGTAPADKVEALVEQCDILVLLGAQHTHHAREYAPKHPDKKFIFYEEKVAGIPNLASIMFRQQDGSFLAGALAGRVSRTRKIAFLGGTYVAPVAAFAQGFLEGVKEVAPDVTVDIHYITPPGDFSGFSNPDRAYAMAEEMFANGVDIIFAVAGLSGNGVIEAARRTEGRYVIGVDSDQDDMAAGKVLTSMVKRLDVATYLQVYRAVTGNFKPGVTDFGLADNAVTLTDMRHTRNIITEPVIEEVNALRLKIISGEIVVTDLRP is encoded by the coding sequence ATGAAGTCCCGTATATTGTCAGCCGTTGCAGTCTCACTGCTGCTTGTGCTGACCCTGTTCAGCGTTGGCATTCCTGCGAACGCCCAGACGGACAAACCCGTCGTCGGATTCGTTACCGGCGCCGGTGGACTCGGCGACATGTCATTCAATGACAACGCCTATGGAGGACTGCGCAGGGCGCAGCAGGAACTCGGCTTTTCCCTGAACGTGCTTGAAGCGGATGCCACCGGCACCGCCCCCGCTGACAAGGTGGAAGCTCTGGTGGAGCAATGCGACATTCTTGTACTGCTCGGAGCCCAGCACACGCATCATGCCCGGGAGTATGCGCCGAAGCATCCGGACAAGAAATTCATTTTCTATGAAGAAAAGGTTGCCGGTATTCCCAACCTTGCTTCCATCATGTTCCGCCAACAGGATGGTTCGTTCCTCGCGGGCGCTCTGGCCGGAAGAGTGAGCCGGACCAGAAAGATCGCTTTTCTCGGCGGAACGTACGTCGCCCCCGTAGCCGCTTTTGCACAGGGCTTTCTGGAAGGCGTCAAGGAAGTAGCACCGGACGTGACCGTCGACATCCACTACATCACCCCTCCCGGTGACTTCTCGGGCTTCAGCAATCCGGACAGGGCCTATGCCATGGCCGAGGAGATGTTCGCCAACGGCGTGGATATCATTTTTGCCGTTGCCGGGCTGAGCGGCAACGGAGTCATTGAGGCAGCACGACGGACTGAAGGGCGCTATGTCATCGGTGTGGATTCGGATCAGGACGACATGGCCGCGGGCAAGGTGTTGACCAGCATGGTCAAACGACTGGACGTTGCCACCTACCTGCAGGTGTACAGAGCCGTTACAGGCAATTTCAAGCCCGGCGTCACGGACTTCGGCCTTGCCGACAACGCGGTTACGCTGACAGACATGCGTCACACCCGGAACATCATCACCGAACCGGTTATCGAAGAGGTGAACGCCCTGCGTCTGAAAATTATTTCCGGCGAAATAGTCGTCACAGACCTTCGCCCCTGA
- a CDS encoding manganese efflux pump MntP family protein: MTALELLAIAVALAMDAFAVAIATGVQLKCVDSRQTFRLAWHFGLFQALMPIIGWSLGLTVRSFIESYAHWIAFALLAWIGIRMLKEAFETDTEEAERCDPTKGMSLIMLSVATSIDALAVGLSMSVLGISIWYPAIIIGLVALAFTAAGLHIGRLIGGAARFGQLAEILGGSVLLLIGVKILAEHNVFAFLMG, translated from the coding sequence ATGACCGCATTGGAACTTCTCGCCATCGCCGTGGCTCTGGCCATGGACGCCTTTGCCGTTGCCATCGCCACCGGCGTTCAACTCAAGTGTGTGGATTCACGCCAGACTTTCCGGCTGGCCTGGCACTTCGGCCTGTTTCAGGCACTCATGCCCATCATAGGCTGGTCACTGGGTCTTACGGTCCGCAGCTTCATTGAATCATACGCCCACTGGATAGCCTTTGCCCTGCTGGCATGGATAGGCATCCGCATGCTGAAGGAAGCCTTTGAAACCGATACAGAGGAAGCTGAACGCTGCGATCCCACCAAGGGCATGTCGCTCATCATGCTCTCCGTGGCCACAAGCATAGACGCGCTGGCCGTGGGACTTTCCATGTCGGTGCTGGGTATTTCCATCTGGTATCCCGCAATCATCATCGGTCTGGTGGCGCTGGCCTTCACGGCGGCCGGCCTGCACATCGGCCGGCTTATCGGCGGAGCAGCCCGCTTCGGCCAACTTGCGGAGATACTGGGCGGCAGCGTGCTTCTGCTCATCGGGGTAAAGATTCTTGCTGAACACAACGTTTTTGCGTTCCTCATGGGCTGA
- a CDS encoding MarR family winged helix-turn-helix transcriptional regulator, whose amino-acid sequence MPDAGVVHALNHAIVEFYEKLSSWEHDVVREKGLTLPQVHTLEILGIHKAMQMKELASRMGITTGTLTVLIDRLESKRCVRRRPHESDRRSIIVELTDEGMALFEEHDRLHMRLTESLTANLDADSRSTLLRCLETMNKAF is encoded by the coding sequence ATGCCGGATGCCGGTGTGGTGCACGCACTGAACCATGCCATTGTGGAATTCTATGAGAAGCTCTCTTCATGGGAGCACGACGTGGTGCGCGAAAAGGGGCTGACTCTGCCTCAGGTGCATACACTCGAGATTCTGGGAATTCACAAGGCCATGCAGATGAAGGAACTTGCCTCCCGCATGGGCATAACCACAGGCACCCTGACGGTTCTGATAGACAGGCTGGAGAGCAAGCGTTGCGTACGCCGCAGACCCCATGAAAGCGACCGCCGCTCCATCATCGTGGAACTGACGGATGAGGGAATGGCCCTGTTTGAAGAGCATGACCGTCTGCACATGCGGCTTACGGAATCCCTCACCGCCAATCTTGACGCCGACTCCCGGAGCACTCTGCTCCGCTGTCTGGAAACCATGAACAAGGCATTCTAG
- a CDS encoding sulfite exporter TauE/SafE family protein — MEFDQIFLIALQSSLFLGLIHGVNPCGHSWLVLAPFVYGERNGARVFSLTAAFIIGTSLACLAIGLTLGAISMSLPPDIKHITDLVTAGVLVVLGLILVVKPELLHSHAHDHDHGHGHCDHGHEHHTEACCADHAHSPHEHDEHHHGHVHEAPCNCGHHEHEHVNEHVHEHQHDHAHARKGHHHTHGHGGCGCAHGPKLRSVTFWGLFVFGFMNMIVPCPTVAIMYSYALDSGDAFKSTAVFASYALGTAIALAAVIYAIYKVANAMRALERPWLEPLIMRVAGLLTAAFGVYSYLVDAGYL, encoded by the coding sequence ATGGAATTCGATCAAATATTCCTCATCGCCCTGCAAAGCAGCCTGTTTCTCGGTCTCATCCACGGAGTAAATCCCTGCGGGCATTCCTGGCTGGTACTTGCCCCCTTCGTATATGGAGAACGCAACGGAGCGCGAGTCTTTTCCCTGACCGCGGCCTTCATCATCGGCACTTCTCTGGCATGCCTCGCCATCGGCCTCACCCTTGGCGCAATCTCCATGAGCCTGCCCCCAGACATCAAACACATCACGGATCTGGTAACCGCAGGCGTGCTGGTGGTGCTGGGACTCATTCTGGTGGTAAAACCGGAACTGCTGCACAGCCACGCTCATGACCACGACCACGGGCATGGACACTGCGATCACGGGCACGAACATCATACGGAAGCGTGTTGCGCTGACCATGCTCACTCACCTCATGAGCATGACGAACACCACCACGGTCATGTACATGAAGCTCCCTGCAATTGCGGGCATCATGAACACGAGCATGTGAACGAGCATGTTCATGAGCATCAGCACGACCACGCGCACGCGCGAAAAGGGCATCACCACACCCACGGCCACGGCGGATGCGGATGCGCGCACGGACCGAAGCTGCGTTCAGTCACTTTCTGGGGCCTGTTCGTTTTCGGCTTCATGAACATGATTGTTCCCTGCCCCACGGTCGCCATCATGTATTCCTATGCGCTCGATTCCGGAGATGCATTCAAAAGCACCGCCGTGTTCGCAAGTTACGCGCTGGGCACCGCCATTGCACTTGCGGCCGTCATCTATGCCATTTATAAGGTGGCGAACGCCATGCGCGCATTGGAGCGCCCGTGGCTGGAACCCCTCATCATGCGGGTTGCGGGCTTACTGACCGCCGCCTTCGGCGTATACAGCTATCTTGTGGACGCCGGTTACCTCTAA
- a CDS encoding energy-coupling factor transporter transmembrane component T, whose product MSPAPNAAPHWLNTLDPRLKILLAGCFGVATWHVGNTTLGAYSFFLWLLCARADFFTRDRWPMFRSYLAFILLWVFLKFILDSLPSMASIHLLPLPLLRQNAIEAALLGLRLCVLIGLGLVLALTTSPRQLGLALSWFLRPILGKNSWKTALSLALMIHFLPLVQSTFAQVKQTIRLRQPKRSRWQRFLLVPQAALRLLAQKTWNQTVAVAARGLDSPEAWQPHFPPQPVNWILGFLVTGAGLLPLIM is encoded by the coding sequence ATGTCCCCCGCACCAAACGCCGCACCCCACTGGCTCAATACGCTGGACCCCCGCCTGAAGATTCTGCTCGCGGGCTGCTTCGGCGTGGCCACGTGGCATGTGGGCAACACGACGCTCGGGGCCTACTCGTTCTTCCTCTGGCTGCTGTGCGCCCGCGCGGACTTCTTTACCCGCGACCGCTGGCCCATGTTCCGCTCCTATCTCGCCTTCATCCTGCTGTGGGTGTTCCTCAAATTCATTCTGGACAGCCTCCCTTCCATGGCCAGCATACACCTGCTCCCTTTGCCGCTGCTACGGCAGAACGCCATTGAAGCGGCGTTGCTCGGCCTTCGCCTCTGCGTGCTCATCGGACTGGGACTGGTTCTTGCCCTGACCACCTCACCGCGCCAGCTGGGGCTGGCACTTTCGTGGTTCCTCCGCCCCATACTGGGGAAGAACAGCTGGAAAACCGCCCTGTCGCTGGCCCTGATGATCCATTTCCTGCCTCTGGTGCAAAGCACCTTCGCGCAAGTGAAGCAGACCATCCGGCTGCGTCAGCCCAAGCGCTCCCGCTGGCAACGTTTTTTGCTGGTGCCTCAGGCGGCCCTGCGCCTTCTTGCCCAGAAGACGTGGAACCAGACCGTTGCCGTTGCCGCCAGAGGACTAGACTCGCCCGAAGCATGGCAGCCCCACTTCCCCCCCCAGCCGGTCAACTGGATTCTCGGGTTTCTCGTAACGGGCGCCGGCCTTCTGCCGCTGATCATGTAG
- a CDS encoding translesion error-prone DNA polymerase V autoproteolytic subunit, whose protein sequence is MKQALSASRDIFGSPSVYPCIWNSIERAQEADGQSGHVCPSATECRSAREQGAEGADNPVPPRLYRPLFLNPVAAGFPSPADDYIERSLDLNEHLIRNPPATFFVRAQGDSMLGAGIHDGDILVVDRSLTPAHNRVVIASVHGELTVKRLWKRDGMVVLRPENPAYAPLDVSSLEQCEVWGVVTAVIHAL, encoded by the coding sequence ATGAAACAAGCACTTTCTGCAAGTCGGGATATCTTCGGTTCACCATCGGTGTATCCGTGTATCTGGAATTCGATCGAGCGCGCACAGGAGGCCGACGGACAATCCGGCCATGTATGTCCTTCGGCAACGGAGTGCCGTAGTGCGCGGGAGCAGGGGGCGGAAGGTGCGGACAACCCTGTGCCCCCCCGCCTGTACCGCCCCCTGTTCCTCAATCCCGTTGCGGCCGGATTTCCTTCGCCCGCAGATGATTACATCGAACGCTCTCTCGATCTGAACGAGCACCTTATCCGCAATCCTCCGGCCACCTTTTTTGTCCGCGCGCAGGGGGATTCCATGCTTGGCGCGGGTATTCACGACGGTGATATTCTGGTGGTGGACCGTTCCCTGACGCCTGCGCATAATCGTGTAGTCATTGCTTCGGTGCATGGGGAGCTGACCGTTAAGCGTCTGTGGAAGCGGGACGGCATGGTGGTGCTGCGGCCTGAAAATCCGGCCTATGCTCCATTGGATGTGAGCTCGCTGGAGCAGTGCGAGGTCTGGGGCGTTGTCACTGCCGTCATCCATGCCCTGTAG